In the genome of Pseudomonas putida, one region contains:
- a CDS encoding methylenetetrahydrofolate reductase C-terminal domain-containing protein, which yields MSQLKTALHDNTFVCIMEFVPKSSSERFASIEALMARQHLCGWPITMAIADRVGSPFEMSPLDAYSSLEQPQPALLHFSGKDRERHHLLEQLQQMDAAGLDQLLLLTGDRLPGHVPGQRPVRYLESIAALQTVRQARPDWLLGAGMHPFKYREEEGGAQYFKAEKKLAAGADFLALQLGYDASKHLEAIQWMRRQPQPKPLTACVMGLTLGRAKLFEHVAGIVVTPSMHDVLAAEAAVSKAHAQARSLERLALQIIGLRLMGYAGIHLSGIHDLEQLEALERALEHWQTRLHSLEQWAPAWHACWQMPGLPAVTFHPPGANWRLGESQVTASPKETARYHLLHGLHSLLFSRRNPLSQAFGWAVQRRLWNTPTGARVLHRLERSAKRPLVGCDTCGTCRLEDTLYICPETCPKGLANGPCGGTTLNRCEFGDRECIHSVKYRTAKAVRQTAVLTERLIPCIDADTRHRSSWPTWFQAPAATTTTAKPCGNGLAPQSATEAEPKAPALHTSKVPELDN from the coding sequence ATGAGCCAGCTGAAAACCGCGCTGCACGACAACACCTTCGTCTGCATCATGGAGTTCGTGCCCAAGTCCTCCAGCGAGCGTTTCGCCAGCATCGAAGCGCTTATGGCGCGCCAGCACCTGTGCGGCTGGCCCATAACCATGGCCATCGCCGACCGGGTCGGCAGCCCCTTCGAAATGTCGCCGCTGGACGCCTATTCAAGCCTTGAGCAACCGCAGCCCGCGCTGTTGCACTTCTCCGGCAAGGACCGCGAGCGCCACCACTTGCTGGAGCAGTTGCAGCAGATGGACGCCGCTGGCCTCGACCAGCTCCTGCTGCTCACCGGCGACCGCCTGCCCGGCCACGTCCCGGGCCAGCGCCCGGTGCGCTACCTCGAATCCATCGCCGCCCTGCAGACCGTTCGCCAAGCCCGCCCCGACTGGCTGCTCGGCGCCGGCATGCACCCGTTCAAGTACCGCGAGGAAGAAGGCGGCGCCCAATACTTCAAGGCCGAGAAGAAGCTCGCCGCCGGCGCGGACTTCCTGGCCTTGCAACTGGGCTACGACGCCAGCAAGCACCTCGAAGCCATCCAGTGGATGCGCCGCCAGCCCCAGCCCAAGCCGCTCACGGCCTGCGTGATGGGCCTCACCCTGGGGCGAGCGAAGCTCTTCGAGCACGTCGCCGGCATCGTCGTCACCCCGTCCATGCACGATGTGCTCGCCGCCGAAGCCGCCGTCTCCAAGGCCCACGCCCAGGCACGCAGCCTCGAACGCCTGGCCTTGCAGATCATCGGGCTGCGCCTGATGGGCTATGCCGGCATCCACCTCTCCGGCATCCACGACCTGGAGCAGTTGGAGGCCCTGGAGCGCGCGCTCGAACACTGGCAAACCCGCCTGCATTCACTGGAGCAATGGGCGCCCGCCTGGCACGCCTGCTGGCAGATGCCCGGCCTGCCGGCTGTCACCTTCCACCCGCCCGGCGCCAACTGGCGACTGGGCGAATCCCAGGTCACCGCCTCGCCCAAGGAGACCGCCCGCTATCACCTGCTGCATGGTCTGCACTCACTGCTGTTCAGCCGCCGCAACCCGCTGAGCCAGGCCTTCGGCTGGGCCGTGCAACGCCGGCTGTGGAACACCCCCACCGGCGCCCGCGTGCTCCATCGCCTGGAACGTAGTGCGAAAAGGCCCTTGGTCGGGTGCGACACCTGCGGCACCTGCCGCCTGGAAGACACCCTCTACATCTGCCCGGAAACCTGCCCCAAAGGCCTGGCCAACGGCCCCTGCGGCGGCACTACGCTCAACCGCTGCGAGTTCGGCGACCGCGAGTGCATCCACAGCGTGAAGTACCGCACCGCCAAGGCTGTGCGGCAGACGGCGGTGCTCACCGAACGCCTCATCCCCTGCATCGACGCCGACACCCGTCACCGCAGCTCCTGGCCCACCTGGTTCCAAGCCCCCGCCGCGACCACCACCACCGCCAAGCCCTGTGGCAATGGCCTTGCACCGCAGTCGGCCACCGAAGCCGAGCCCAAGGCGCCTGCCCTGCACACCAGCAAAGTGCCCGAGCTGGACAACTGA
- a CDS encoding zinc-ribbon domain-containing protein, translating into MNETLYCTQCGATNTVEANFCLKCGQAIAKHYTGAATLQGAQPRPSQSSSFITKHWRGEYSLGVSYWLFGFLLTLLIIGLSLAIDPISDAIRLGTQGHGVLIVGYYLGILAVSVWQFVGVFRSASAHVSRGGKAFWAILAKVLVCLGAIQMAISVITDGVPILREGVDMIRGTDNIPPYALRLMRNDTELEVAGGLPIGTTDAVRDLLDASPKVRVIHLNNTGGRIYEANKLADLIAQRQLITYTRTSCSSACALAFLAGRERYIGEKGQIGFHSASVHGATGSDDLDVNASFRTALSRVGASPEFITRATTTSPTDMWYPDKDTLKQQHIITEQVDSRYFGLSGLTQWRDANQIEQALLKQPVFAALAAHDADNYAQLRKIVVDGVQSGRSTVEIQAGIQALIATSIVPNYLVRAPDHALLRYWRAQVEEMKFFGKTHPAHCLTFLGLDNNTPKIELIHQIPKAQANEDLAALVEVVEQTAKHPVQAKPLSVYEQDFRRVLMSVMAKDRRAVEIVASPEQFTHEPSATCNSMVLLYDTILSLPDTALSAGLLRSMAAEVANPQ; encoded by the coding sequence ATGAACGAAACGCTCTATTGCACCCAATGCGGCGCGACCAACACGGTCGAAGCCAACTTCTGCCTCAAATGCGGCCAGGCCATCGCCAAGCACTACACCGGCGCCGCGACCTTGCAAGGCGCACAGCCTCGCCCATCCCAGTCATCCAGCTTCATCACCAAACACTGGCGCGGCGAGTACTCGCTCGGAGTGTCCTACTGGCTGTTCGGCTTTCTCCTGACGCTGCTGATCATCGGCCTGTCCCTGGCGATAGATCCCATCAGCGACGCCATAAGGCTCGGCACCCAAGGCCACGGCGTCCTGATCGTGGGGTACTACCTGGGTATCCTGGCGGTGTCGGTCTGGCAGTTCGTCGGCGTGTTCCGCTCGGCCTCGGCCCACGTCTCGCGCGGCGGCAAAGCCTTCTGGGCCATCCTGGCCAAGGTGCTGGTGTGCCTGGGCGCCATCCAGATGGCAATCAGCGTGATCACCGATGGCGTCCCCATCCTGCGCGAAGGCGTGGACATGATCCGCGGCACCGACAACATCCCGCCCTATGCCCTGCGCCTGATGCGCAACGACACCGAACTCGAAGTGGCCGGCGGCCTGCCCATCGGCACCACCGATGCCGTGCGCGACCTGCTCGACGCCTCGCCGAAGGTGCGCGTCATCCACCTGAACAACACCGGCGGGCGCATCTACGAAGCCAACAAACTCGCCGACCTGATCGCCCAACGCCAACTGATCACCTACACCCGCACCAGTTGCTCGAGCGCCTGCGCCCTGGCCTTCCTCGCCGGGCGCGAACGCTACATTGGTGAAAAAGGCCAGATCGGCTTTCACAGCGCCTCGGTCCATGGCGCCACCGGCAGCGACGATCTGGACGTGAACGCCAGCTTCAGAACGGCACTTTCGCGAGTCGGCGCCTCGCCTGAATTCATCACCCGCGCCACCACCACCAGCCCCACGGACATGTGGTACCCCGACAAGGACACCCTCAAGCAGCAGCACATCATTACCGAGCAAGTCGACTCCCGTTACTTCGGGTTGTCTGGCCTGACGCAATGGCGCGACGCCAACCAGATCGAGCAGGCCCTGTTGAAGCAACCCGTCTTCGCCGCCCTGGCGGCCCATGACGCGGACAACTACGCCCAACTGAGAAAGATCGTGGTCGACGGCGTGCAAAGCGGCCGCTCGACTGTCGAGATCCAGGCCGGCATCCAAGCGCTGATCGCCACCTCGATCGTGCCCAACTACCTGGTCCGCGCCCCCGACCACGCCCTGCTGCGCTACTGGCGCGCGCAGGTCGAAGAGATGAAGTTCTTCGGCAAGACCCACCCCGCCCATTGCCTGACCTTCCTCGGCCTTGACAACAACACGCCCAAAATCGAGTTGATTCACCAGATCCCCAAAGCCCAGGCCAACGAAGACCTGGCAGCCCTGGTCGAAGTGGTGGAGCAAACGGCCAAACACCCCGTACAAGCCAAACCCTTGTCGGTTTACGAGCAAGACTTTCGCCGCGTGCTGATGAGCGTCATGGCCAAGGACCGCCGCGCCGTGGAAATTGTGGCAAGCCCCGAGCAGTTCACCCATGAGCCCAGCGCGACCTGCAACAGCATGGTCCTGCTCTACGACACCATCCTGTCGCTGCCCGACACCGCCCTATCGGCCGGCCTGCTGCGCAGCATGGCTGCCGAAGTGGCCAACCCACAGTAA
- a CDS encoding DUF1109 domain-containing protein — protein sequence MKTDELITLLAAGEGPVQRHALARRFGVAMVVGALGALVLLAVIYGVRSDLVEVARTPMFWAKLAFPASLALLALRLSQHLARPGSKGGAAWMALSVPLLLVWLGAGLSLAGATPDARADLILGRTWRTCALNIGLLCVPAFIAVFWALRGLAPTRLRQAGAAGGLLAGATATLAYSLHCPEMEVPFWGVWYVLGMLVPTAVGALLGPRLLRW from the coding sequence ATGAAGACCGATGAGCTGATTACCCTGCTGGCTGCTGGCGAAGGGCCGGTGCAACGGCATGCTCTGGCGCGGCGCTTCGGCGTGGCGATGGTGGTCGGTGCCCTCGGTGCGCTGGTGCTGCTGGCGGTAATCTATGGCGTGCGCAGCGATTTGGTCGAAGTGGCGCGTACGCCGATGTTCTGGGCTAAATTGGCCTTCCCGGCGAGCCTGGCGTTGCTGGCGCTGCGCCTGAGCCAGCACCTGGCTCGCCCGGGCAGCAAGGGCGGGGCAGCCTGGATGGCGCTGAGCGTGCCGCTGCTGCTGGTGTGGCTGGGGGCTGGGTTGAGCCTTGCGGGCGCGACGCCCGATGCTCGGGCTGATTTGATTCTGGGGCGTACCTGGCGCACTTGTGCGTTGAACATCGGCCTGCTCTGCGTGCCAGCGTTCATCGCGGTGTTCTGGGCGTTGCGCGGCTTGGCGCCGACTCGTCTGCGTCAGGCAGGAGCGGCGGGGGGCTTGTTGGCGGGGGCGACAGCGACACTCGCCTATAGCCTGCATTGCCCGGAAATGGAGGTGCCATTCTGGGGTGTCTGGTACGTGTTGGGGATGCTGGTTCCGACTGCGGTGGGAGCCCTGCTCGGGCCGCGACTACTGCGTTGGTAA
- a CDS encoding sigma-70 family RNA polymerase sigma factor produces MQRTNQQSVLSARESQLQALLLRGLAGDSTAYRAFLAALAVHLRGYLSRRLAQRPDEIEDLLQEVLLAVHNARHTYHEQGPLTPWVQAIARYKLADYFRAYARRDALHAPLEDDCELFAVSDEAPSEASRDLRLLLERLPARQRLPIVHVKLEGLSVDETARLTGLSSSAVKVGIHRGLKALASMIGGKRNNEDR; encoded by the coding sequence ATGCAACGAACTAATCAACAGTCGGTACTGAGCGCACGCGAATCCCAGCTGCAGGCGCTGTTGCTGCGCGGGCTGGCCGGTGACAGCACGGCCTACCGGGCGTTCCTGGCCGCGCTGGCGGTGCACTTGCGGGGCTACCTCAGTCGTCGCTTGGCGCAGCGCCCGGATGAAATCGAAGACCTGCTGCAGGAAGTGCTGTTGGCGGTGCACAATGCCCGCCATACCTACCATGAGCAGGGGCCGCTGACTCCTTGGGTGCAGGCCATCGCTCGCTACAAGCTGGCCGATTACTTTCGTGCCTACGCCCGCCGCGATGCGCTGCACGCGCCGCTGGAAGACGACTGCGAGCTGTTCGCCGTCAGTGATGAAGCACCCAGTGAGGCCAGCCGCGACCTGAGGCTGCTGCTGGAGCGCTTGCCCGCGCGCCAGCGCCTGCCGATTGTCCACGTCAAGCTGGAGGGGCTATCGGTGGATGAGACCGCACGTCTCACCGGGCTGTCCAGTTCGGCGGTGAAGGTCGGTATACACCGGGGCCTGAAGGCGCTGGCGAGCATGATTGGAGGTAAGCGGAACAATGAAGACCGATGA
- a CDS encoding BufA1 family periplasmic bufferin-type metallophore, whose translation MKHLTLASAALALASLAGAAMAADTAAPAGGAMEKCYGVAMAGKNDCKAGAGTTCAGSSKKDYDGAAWKNVPTGTCTTIKTPNGMGSLTPIKS comes from the coding sequence ATGAAACACCTGACCCTCGCCAGCGCAGCACTGGCCCTCGCCTCCCTCGCTGGCGCCGCCATGGCTGCAGACACCGCAGCCCCCGCCGGTGGTGCCATGGAGAAATGCTACGGCGTCGCCATGGCCGGCAAGAATGACTGCAAGGCTGGTGCCGGCACTACCTGCGCGGGCAGCTCGAAAAAAGACTACGACGGCGCAGCCTGGAAGAACGTGCCCACCGGCACCTGCACCACCATCAAGACGCCCAACGGCATGGGCTCGCTGACCCCGATCAAGTCCTGA
- the bufB gene encoding MNIO family bufferin maturase: protein MTAIHRMGAGLSLKAEHYAEALACDAPGLWFEVHPENYMVAGPRLAWLERVAERHPLSLHGVALSLAADAEPDAAHLRRLRALVERVAPALISEHLAWSTWHGQYHPDLLPFPRSDEALARIAANISRTQDTLGRSIAVENPSHYLHLDGHTWDEIGFLAELTQRTGCSLLLDVNNVYVSAHNLGFDAFAYLDRFPARAITEIHLAGHSEDAQGNLLIDSHDANVAAPVWALYHHLIQRIGPRPTLIERDDRLPAFDALLTERDTAQAILYPAGATP from the coding sequence ATGACTGCCATCCACCGTATGGGCGCGGGGTTGAGCCTGAAGGCCGAGCATTATGCCGAGGCCCTGGCCTGCGATGCCCCGGGGCTGTGGTTCGAAGTCCACCCGGAAAACTACATGGTCGCAGGCCCGCGCCTGGCCTGGCTGGAGCGGGTGGCCGAGCGCCATCCGCTGTCGCTGCACGGCGTGGCGCTCTCGCTGGCGGCGGATGCCGAGCCGGACGCGGCTCACCTACGTCGCCTACGGGCACTGGTCGAGCGGGTAGCGCCAGCACTGATATCCGAGCACCTTGCCTGGTCGACCTGGCACGGCCAGTACCACCCCGATTTGCTGCCCTTCCCACGCAGCGATGAAGCCCTGGCTCGCATCGCCGCGAATATTTCGCGTACTCAGGACACCCTGGGCCGCAGCATCGCCGTGGAAAACCCCAGTCATTACCTGCACCTGGACGGCCATACCTGGGACGAGATCGGTTTTCTCGCCGAACTCACCCAGCGCACCGGGTGCAGCCTGCTACTGGACGTCAATAACGTATACGTCAGCGCCCACAACCTGGGCTTCGACGCGTTCGCCTACCTTGATCGCTTCCCGGCGCGGGCGATCACTGAAATCCATTTGGCCGGCCACAGTGAAGACGCCCAGGGCAACCTACTGATCGACTCCCACGACGCCAACGTCGCAGCCCCCGTGTGGGCGCTGTACCACCACCTGATCCAACGCATCGGCCCGCGCCCGACGCTGATCGAGCGCGATGACCGCTTACCTGCGTTCGATGCGTTGCTCACCGAGCGCGACACCGCCCAGGCCATTCTCTACCCGGCAGGAGCCACGCCATGA
- a CDS encoding HvfC/BufC N-terminal domain-containing protein: MTLTLGQFQDAFVEALYHRPAPALAALTAQPAFAVYRNTVLVGAVEALCANYPSIERLVGGQWLRATATLYAEHSPPDDPRLVLYGADFPDFPAFQAGQTLHGLLYLSDVARLDRLWSEAFSAVLEPTLTLAGLAGMTVADLTHGHLTPRASVRWHWCAKHPAYSLWRHSREGLDWPQDHPWRAEGALFSGHADGVAHQALEAGGCVFLDACAAGHNLEQASAQALQAQPNLDFNDLLGRLLQAQAFRPLTFA, translated from the coding sequence ATGACCCTTACCCTTGGCCAGTTTCAGGACGCCTTCGTCGAGGCGCTGTACCACCGACCGGCCCCAGCGTTGGCGGCGCTCACCGCCCAGCCAGCGTTCGCGGTCTACCGCAACACCGTACTGGTCGGCGCGGTGGAGGCATTGTGCGCAAACTACCCTAGCATTGAGCGGCTGGTAGGGGGGCAATGGCTGCGCGCTACCGCCACTCTATACGCCGAGCACTCACCGCCTGACGACCCGCGCTTGGTGCTCTATGGTGCCGATTTTCCTGACTTCCCGGCCTTCCAGGCCGGGCAAACATTGCACGGGCTGCTCTACCTGAGTGACGTCGCCCGCCTCGACCGGCTCTGGAGCGAAGCCTTCAGCGCCGTACTGGAACCGACGCTGACCCTTGCCGGACTCGCGGGTATGACCGTCGCCGACCTTACCCATGGCCACCTGACCCCGCGCGCCAGCGTGCGTTGGCACTGGTGCGCCAAGCACCCAGCATACAGCCTGTGGCGCCACAGCCGCGAAGGCCTGGACTGGCCACAGGACCATCCTTGGCGGGCCGAGGGCGCGCTGTTCAGCGGCCACGCCGACGGTGTGGCCCACCAGGCACTGGAGGCGGGAGGCTGTGTCTTCCTGGACGCCTGCGCCGCCGGCCACAACCTCGAACAGGCCTCAGCCCAGGCCTTGCAGGCCCAGCCCAACCTGGATTTCAACGACCTGCTGGGCCGACTATTGCAGGCCCAGGCTTTCCGTCCACTCACATTCGCCTGA
- a CDS encoding DoxX family protein: protein MDIVHPNTTVQVLRAYWNRLADHLQLWIGDTILCLIARVGIASIFFLSGRTKVEGFLTITPSTYELFQSEYALPWVPSPLAAHLATYAEHLFPLLLVLGLFTRLSAMALLGMTLVIEIFVYPDAWPTHLSWAGLLLLLIARGAGKLSLDGVLKLR from the coding sequence ATGGACATTGTCCACCCCAACACGACGGTCCAAGTCCTGCGCGCCTACTGGAACCGCCTCGCAGACCACCTGCAACTGTGGATAGGGGACACGATCTTGTGCTTGATCGCGCGCGTGGGGATTGCGTCGATCTTCTTCCTGTCCGGGCGCACCAAGGTAGAGGGCTTTCTGACCATCACCCCCAGTACTTACGAACTGTTCCAAAGTGAGTACGCACTCCCCTGGGTACCCTCCCCCCTTGCAGCGCACCTTGCGACCTATGCCGAACACCTCTTCCCCCTGCTGTTGGTACTCGGACTGTTCACTCGCCTTTCAGCCATGGCACTGCTGGGGATGACACTGGTGATTGAAATCTTCGTTTACCCCGATGCCTGGCCGACACATTTGTCCTGGGCAGGCTTGCTGCTGCTTCTGATAGCGCGCGGAGCGGGAAAGCTGTCGCTGGATGGGGTGCTTAAACTACGTTGA
- a CDS encoding AAA family ATPase, with protein sequence MSSYIFSSIEASAEIEGFLHELADWCAQKFVQCYIIDKPLIEVKGNYESDKCFAILIPKRKIVFASCSTDENTLSEYADDFVEDIGYISTKFNYKEKIGRPKRWQNVLTSQKPNAENLSIAEYLEASELDNPEEQRLSELLVSLATGSINDIERVGVEVPENDLDRIKRNILLFDGDQTRFVYQDLKQKEVRIQGLSGTGKTELLLHKLKELYVADDSSKIAVTCHNKILAANLRARIPKFFNFMKVEQQIEWNHRLLCVHAWGSSGQPYSGAYAAICSAYDIPCHPWSRSMDFDRACSLSLEALKAKGGTDGVYAFDYMLIDESQDFPESFFVLCELATKNSLFIAGDIFQSIFDERKNAGAKAEFTLSKCYRTAPTTLMFAQALAMGYFEDRKLNWLDNDDLDACGYQNHTDPHTGELILKREPISRFEDISQESRSVDLIRLNGEYRQQSCLQIIECIRDIKRQYPNVTANDVGMNRPWFRRHLQAS encoded by the coding sequence ATGAGCAGTTATATCTTCAGTAGCATTGAGGCAAGCGCAGAAATTGAAGGTTTTCTGCATGAGCTGGCCGATTGGTGCGCACAAAAATTCGTACAGTGCTACATCATCGACAAGCCACTGATTGAAGTCAAAGGCAACTACGAATCAGACAAATGTTTCGCCATATTAATCCCAAAACGAAAGATCGTATTCGCAAGTTGCAGCACAGACGAAAACACCCTATCAGAATATGCCGATGATTTCGTTGAGGATATTGGCTACATCTCAACAAAATTCAACTACAAAGAAAAAATCGGTCGACCGAAGCGCTGGCAAAATGTTTTAACCTCTCAGAAGCCAAACGCCGAAAATCTATCAATAGCAGAATACCTTGAAGCGTCGGAACTAGACAATCCAGAAGAACAACGCCTTTCAGAATTGCTTGTTTCATTAGCCACCGGCAGCATTAACGACATCGAACGTGTCGGTGTAGAAGTACCTGAAAATGACCTCGATCGAATTAAGCGTAATATTTTGCTTTTCGATGGAGATCAGACTCGCTTCGTATATCAAGACTTGAAACAAAAAGAAGTCCGCATACAAGGTCTCTCAGGGACCGGCAAAACTGAGTTACTGCTTCACAAGCTTAAAGAGCTCTACGTTGCCGATGACAGTTCCAAAATTGCTGTCACGTGCCACAACAAAATTCTTGCCGCTAACCTTCGAGCAAGAATCCCGAAGTTCTTTAACTTCATGAAGGTTGAGCAGCAGATTGAATGGAACCATAGGCTTCTTTGTGTTCATGCATGGGGTTCATCTGGCCAGCCATATTCCGGCGCATACGCAGCTATTTGCAGCGCGTACGATATCCCCTGCCACCCCTGGTCACGCTCCATGGATTTTGACCGAGCTTGCTCACTGTCTTTAGAAGCACTGAAAGCGAAAGGTGGAACGGACGGAGTATATGCGTTCGATTACATGCTGATCGATGAAAGTCAAGATTTCCCCGAGAGTTTCTTTGTGCTATGCGAACTGGCAACAAAAAACTCTCTATTCATAGCCGGCGACATATTCCAAAGCATTTTCGACGAAAGAAAAAACGCCGGAGCTAAGGCGGAATTTACACTTAGCAAGTGCTACCGCACGGCACCCACTACGCTTATGTTCGCACAGGCGCTAGCTATGGGATACTTCGAAGACCGGAAACTTAACTGGCTAGACAACGACGATTTAGATGCTTGCGGCTACCAAAACCATACCGATCCGCACACGGGAGAGCTAATTCTCAAGCGCGAGCCTATCAGCAGATTTGAAGACATATCTCAAGAAAGCAGAAGCGTAGACTTAATTCGCTTAAATGGAGAGTATCGTCAGCAAAGCTGCCTGCAAATCATAGAATGCATAAGAGATATAAAAAGACAGTACCCCAACGTAACTGCAAATGATGTCGGTATGAATCGCCCCTGGTTTCGTAGACACCTCCAAGCCTCATAA
- a CDS encoding IS3 family transposase (programmed frameshift): MSRQRYPEEFKIEAVKQVTEKGKPVADVAQRLGMSVHSLYAWIKVYSKPQEQRQQDDDQQAELRKLRAELKRVTEERDNLKKGRRVLCQGVRLKYAFIKKHSTDYPVRRLCQTLKVHPSGYYAWLAEPQSARAKEDQRLLGLIKHAWLESGGVYGYRKIHDDLRELGEECGRNRVRRLMQAEGLRSQTGYRRRPGFYGGKPTVASPNHLARQFKVSEPNKVWVTDITYIRTYEGWLYLAVVLDLFSRQVIGWSMKPRMCSDLAIDAMLMAVWRRKPQQQVMIHSDQGSQFSSSDWKSFLKANNVISSMSRRGNCHDNAVAESFFQLLKRERIRRKIYTTREEARSDIFDYIEMFYNPKRRHSSAMQLSPVEYEKRYFLSLESV, from the exons ATGAGTCGTCAGCGTTACCCCGAAGAATTCAAGATCGAAGCGGTCAAGCAAGTGACCGAGAAAGGCAAACCTGTCGCCGATGTCGCCCAGCGCCTGGGCATGTCCGTGCACAGTCTTTACGCCTGGATCAAGGTCTACAGCAAGCCCCAAGAGCAGCGTCAGCAAGACGACGATCAGCAGGCCGAACTGCGCAAGCTACGCGCTGAACTCAAGCGCGTGACGGAAGAGCGAGACA ATCTTAAAAAAGGCCGCCGCGTACTTTGCCAAGGAGTGCGGCTGAAGTACGCCTTCATCAAGAAGCACTCGACTGATTACCCGGTGCGGCGCCTTTGCCAAACCCTCAAGGTGCACCCCAGCGGCTATTACGCCTGGCTGGCCGAGCCTCAATCTGCCCGAGCAAAAGAAGATCAACGTCTGCTTGGCTTGATCAAACACGCTTGGCTGGAAAGCGGAGGTGTATACGGCTACCGCAAAATTCACGATGACCTGCGTGAGCTGGGAGAGGAATGCGGCCGAAATCGAGTCAGGCGCTTGATGCAGGCGGAGGGGCTGCGTTCTCAAACGGGCTATCGGCGGCGTCCAGGGTTCTATGGTGGAAAACCAACAGTGGCCTCGCCCAACCACCTCGCGCGGCAGTTCAAGGTAAGTGAGCCGAACAAGGTCTGGGTGACAGATATCACTTACATCCGCACCTATGAAGGGTGGCTCTACCTCGCGGTAGTGCTGGATCTGTTCTCACGCCAAGTAATTGGTTGGTCAATGAAGCCAAGGATGTGCAGCGACCTGGCTATCGACGCGATGTTGATGGCTGTTTGGCGACGCAAGCCTCAGCAGCAAGTTATGATTCACTCAGATCAAGGCAGTCAGTTCAGTAGCTCGGATTGGAAAAGCTTTTTGAAGGCCAACAATGTAATCAGCAGCATGAGCCGGCGGGGAAACTGCCACGACAATGCTGTAGCCGAGAGCTTTTTCCAGCTTTTGAAGCGAGAGCGAATCCGACGAAAGATCTACACAACCCGTGAAGAAGCCCGAAGTGATATTTTCGATTACATCGAGATGTTCTATAACCCTAAACGCCGACACAGCAGTGCTATGCAGCTGTCTCCAGTAGAGTATGAGAAACGCTATTTCCTGAGCTTGGAGAGTGTCTAG
- a CDS encoding ATP-binding domain-containing protein — MIDKGKAIYEMSDMLAQIIPREVGWPVNKAYESGNPSKDGELFLSNTNHVKGLEFPFVICVTSHLSESFNHRNALYMAITRSFLKTYFLVPNGAMNQTLDRIQEGLEKISESGVLRVMPPPAEEQDRIRASVKWHGRLKSFDDLALDILTELGTPESQVARYLSAMKSLLDPDASKVEIHKLARKLTSE; from the coding sequence ATGATCGACAAAGGAAAAGCAATTTACGAAATGTCTGACATGCTTGCTCAGATCATACCTAGAGAAGTCGGCTGGCCTGTTAACAAAGCCTATGAATCTGGTAATCCAAGCAAAGATGGAGAGCTTTTCCTCAGCAACACTAACCATGTGAAGGGCTTAGAGTTCCCATTTGTAATCTGCGTAACCTCCCACCTCTCGGAGTCATTCAATCATCGAAATGCACTCTACATGGCAATTACGAGGTCCTTCCTTAAGACGTATTTTTTAGTCCCGAATGGGGCTATGAATCAAACGCTCGACAGGATTCAGGAAGGTCTAGAAAAGATCTCCGAAAGCGGTGTATTGAGAGTCATGCCGCCACCAGCTGAAGAACAAGATCGAATTAGAGCCTCCGTCAAATGGCATGGCAGACTTAAATCTTTCGATGATCTCGCGTTAGACATTCTCACAGAACTGGGCACACCTGAATCTCAAGTCGCTCGTTATCTCAGTGCAATGAAGTCTCTCCTCGATCCTGATGCATCTAAAGTCGAGATCCACAAGCTTGCCCGTAAGCTTACGTCGGAATAG